In the genome of Synechococcus sp. UW179A, the window GCGATTGGAGAACGCAGGGCTCAAAGCTGACCATCCCGGCGCGCCGGCAGAACAGATGCAGCACTGAACATCGGCGTGGAGAGATAACGCTCGCCGAAGCTGGCAAGAATCACCACGATTCGTCGTCCGGCCATCGCTGGACGCTGTCCCACCTTCAACGCTGCTGCAACAGCTGCTCCGCTGCTCACTCCGCAGAGCAGTCCTTCTTCCCGGGCAAGACGCCGGCCCAGTTCCATGGCCTGCTCATCGGTCACTGCGATGACCTCATCGATCCATTCCTTCTCCAGAACCGGAGGGACAAAGCCAGCCCCGATGCCTTGAATGCGGTGCGGACCTGCTGCCCCGCCCGATAGCACTGGGCTGGCAGCAGGCTCCACTGCAATCACTTGAAGATCCTGCTGCCGGCTGCGTAGCACTCGGGCACAACCGGTGATGGTTCCTCCCGTCCCCACACCGGCCACCAGAGCATCCAGTCGGCCTTCTGTGTCCTGCCAGATTTCCTCTGCGGTGGACTTCGCATGCACGGAGGGATTGGCAGGGTTATCGAATTGCTGAAGCAGATAGGCCCCTGGAATCTCTTGCACCAGCTCCCTGGCGAGAGCGATGGCGCCCTGCATTCCTTCATTGCCTGGGGTGAGCTGCAATTCCGCGCCGTAGGCACGCAGCATCGATCTCCGCTCCGTGCTCATGGTGTCAGGCATCGTGAGAATCAATCGATAACCTCGCGCTGCCGCGACCATCGCCAGAGCAATGCCGGTATTACCGCTGGTGGGCTCCACCAGCACAGTGCTGCCCGGCACGATGGTGCCGCTTTGTTCCGCCGCTTCGACCATGGCCCCCGCGATGCGGTCTTTCACTGAGGCCGTGGGATTGAAACTCTCAAGCTTCGCAACAATCTCGGCTTTGCAGTCGAAGGCCTGAGGAAGACGATTGAGCCGCACCAAGGGCGTACGACCCACCAACGCTGTGATGTCGGGAGCGATCGGCATGCGGGTCGAGTGACTGATGCTGCGTCAAATCCATCCAATCATCACAAGCGCAGATCAGGCACTGCGATTCCGCACGGGTCGACTCCCCAATCATTCAAACGAATAAAAAAAGCCCCCCTTCAGGAAGGGAGGCTAAATACACCGAAACCGGTTCTGAATCAGAAGCGGAAGGTTGTCTTGACGAGACCACCAAAGTTATTGAAGGTC includes:
- the cysK gene encoding cysteine synthase A, whose protein sequence is MPIAPDITALVGRTPLVRLNRLPQAFDCKAEIVAKLESFNPTASVKDRIAGAMVEAAEQSGTIVPGSTVLVEPTSGNTGIALAMVAAARGYRLILTMPDTMSTERRSMLRAYGAELQLTPGNEGMQGAIALARELVQEIPGAYLLQQFDNPANPSVHAKSTAEEIWQDTEGRLDALVAGVGTGGTITGCARVLRSRQQDLQVIAVEPAASPVLSGGAAGPHRIQGIGAGFVPPVLEKEWIDEVIAVTDEQAMELGRRLAREEGLLCGVSSGAAVAAALKVGQRPAMAGRRIVVILASFGERYLSTPMFSAASVLPARRDGQL